A portion of the Sulfuricurvum kujiense DSM 16994 genome contains these proteins:
- a CDS encoding LLM class flavin-dependent oxidoreductase produces MKIGLFCLAENYSGNVNESILEQLHLVELADELGFDEAWFGEHHFNAFSVIPDPASMIAYCAASTGRIRLGTAGFLAPFYHPVRLAESIAVLDNLSKGRINAGFAKGGFAPDTRHFVRSKEELKIVMFETVESIDLLLHGKPTEYNGQFVHINNALLAPLPLQQEIPFYIATFSSEETIAFAATHGYGLMMSQGASLDECIEARNFYRSIAGHDPQMVVMRVFYVAETTDEAQCGAIPGIDHFVKCMRAAQAEQIQPHFDPENYKALLEERNAFFNGAKFFENGIIGSVEECLKTIKTIQKELSNIHLVLKPSSTDYGQNRWMLSRFNTEIRPYI; encoded by the coding sequence ATGAAAATCGGATTATTTTGCCTGGCCGAAAACTATTCGGGCAACGTCAATGAAAGTATATTAGAACAGCTTCATCTCGTCGAATTGGCCGATGAACTCGGCTTTGATGAAGCGTGGTTCGGCGAACACCATTTCAATGCCTTTAGCGTTATCCCCGACCCCGCCTCCATGATAGCCTATTGTGCAGCGAGTACCGGACGTATCCGTTTGGGAACGGCAGGCTTTCTGGCTCCGTTTTACCATCCGGTTCGCCTCGCCGAAAGTATCGCCGTACTGGACAACCTCTCAAAGGGACGGATCAATGCCGGCTTTGCCAAGGGGGGATTTGCCCCCGATACCCGACATTTCGTCCGTTCCAAAGAGGAGCTTAAAATCGTCATGTTCGAAACGGTAGAATCGATCGATCTGCTGCTGCACGGAAAACCTACAGAGTATAACGGGCAATTCGTCCACATCAACAATGCCCTTCTCGCACCTCTGCCTCTCCAACAAGAGATTCCCTTTTATATAGCCACCTTCTCTTCCGAAGAGACCATCGCATTCGCCGCGACACACGGGTACGGGCTGATGATGTCACAAGGAGCCTCGTTGGACGAATGCATCGAGGCACGCAACTTTTATCGCTCCATCGCCGGGCATGATCCGCAGATGGTCGTCATGCGGGTCTTTTACGTCGCCGAAACGACAGATGAAGCGCAATGCGGTGCGATCCCCGGCATCGATCATTTTGTCAAATGTATGCGCGCCGCACAAGCCGAACAGATACAGCCGCATTTTGACCCGGAAAACTATAAAGCCCTGTTAGAAGAACGCAACGCGTTTTTCAACGGTGCAAAGTTCTTCGAAAACGGCATTATCGGCAGTGTTGAGGAGTGTCTAAAGACGATTAAAACCATTCAAAAGGAGTTGTCGAATATCCATCTTGTTCTCAAACCTTCTTCCACCGACTACGGTCAAAATCGGTGGATGCTCTCTCGGTTCAATACCGAAATCCGACCGTACATTTAA
- a CDS encoding class I SAM-dependent methyltransferase produces the protein MKGATNPQSFDCIVREVFAPIYPVIAEQIKNVTSITEGRCLDAGCGTGALGIAMAKITDLHITFFDQSEEMLDLVFGYTFTNNLLERSALVCGDIHAIPLPDEDVHLVISRGSSPFWDDWHKAYSEILRILKPGGMAYIGGGFGNAKLRETIIATMSERNPDWRSPFKDRIQPEREALPEILASLKPSEYQIIDDESGFWAVITK, from the coding sequence ATGAAAGGCGCTACCAATCCCCAAAGTTTCGACTGTATTGTCCGTGAAGTATTCGCTCCGATCTATCCCGTAATCGCCGAGCAGATTAAAAATGTTACCTCCATCACCGAGGGGCGATGCCTCGATGCCGGATGCGGCACAGGAGCTCTCGGTATCGCAATGGCAAAAATAACCGATTTGCACATCACTTTTTTTGACCAATCCGAAGAGATGCTCGATCTGGTATTCGGCTACACCTTTACTAACAATCTGTTAGAACGCAGTGCGTTAGTCTGCGGTGATATACATGCTATTCCCTTGCCGGATGAAGATGTTCATCTCGTCATCAGCCGCGGATCATCTCCTTTTTGGGATGACTGGCATAAGGCCTACAGCGAGATACTGCGTATTCTAAAGCCCGGAGGGATGGCATACATCGGCGGCGGATTCGGCAATGCAAAACTGCGCGAGACAATTATTGCAACGATGAGTGAACGCAACCCCGACTGGCGCAGCCCGTTTAAAGATCGAATTCAGCCTGAACGCGAAGCCCTGCCGGAAATTCTTGCATCGCTCAAACCCTCCGAATATCAGATCATCGACGACGAAAGCGGCTTTTGGGCCGTGATTACCAAATAA
- a CDS encoding TonB-dependent receptor plug domain-containing protein: MNVTKIVYSKHAVLSLFAAAAIIPSFAFAEADTGSTKALEPIHVSVPQSVERDDLKPDSVTNLYRVESTAQFGTQVMTQKEIAAYAPKDIFDLLGKADGLELTYQGRRSPYSLEMRGGGNITYMLDGAILPPSVSRILQNIPLSAIEEIQIIRGSTALAIAPSIGIGASNSGSGLNTGFIVIRTKQPKKTEGLITGYLEQAVSQPSANGESLYVGTRLGSAASGLNGYIGGLISRYDRPSKESWFDGSDADSGMISGGINFGRFSLNMMGYKDSGRFEMQRGITLSGGLDSAKWYYDPLKTSVFSTDMSMQWNESHTTLFSAFKTEYEQNEHNENFANATKSTRHYDEKTKGYSLRHNARFGDTLIQLGGQITDSEGFGPNLSSTYNRYDTTVTGYSASIEQKLFNGDVILDAGYRRDVKHIDNSSTSSAKDAANNDVDMAPAEVIALGARWKINEILNTNARYFHGSEGTSGDFDLRTQNGVPLHSEKQDRIELALEARLIPFFNPTFTWFDIDTKNQKTATTNTYTDTDGNLYYYYTESDVHRRGIELAIKGDIAQGTNYQFAWTHMLSNETATNGVSTDAIGYSSPEDGITAIVSHSWDDYRANLSYKYTSGWQTSASPIGTLYADLGDYNRIDANIAKDFKYKNYTFTGKLYGRNLNNDHYATRYVTGYYYDRGRTLGLELSMVF; the protein is encoded by the coding sequence ATGAACGTTACAAAAATCGTATATTCAAAACACGCTGTCCTCAGTTTATTTGCCGCAGCAGCTATTATTCCCTCATTCGCTTTTGCTGAAGCGGATACGGGGAGCACAAAAGCGTTGGAGCCGATCCATGTCTCAGTACCGCAGAGCGTTGAGCGCGATGATCTGAAACCAGACAGCGTCACCAATCTTTACCGTGTCGAATCCACCGCACAATTCGGTACGCAGGTAATGACTCAAAAAGAGATTGCGGCTTATGCCCCAAAAGATATATTTGATTTATTGGGCAAAGCCGACGGCTTAGAACTAACCTATCAGGGGCGTAGAAGTCCATACAGCTTGGAAATGAGAGGCGGAGGCAATATTACATATATGCTTGACGGTGCTATTTTGCCTCCCTCTGTGAGCCGAATCCTTCAAAACATCCCCTTAAGCGCTATCGAAGAAATTCAGATTATTCGCGGTTCCACTGCACTCGCCATAGCTCCCTCCATCGGTATCGGGGCTTCAAACAGCGGTTCAGGTTTGAATACCGGATTTATCGTCATTCGTACCAAACAGCCTAAAAAAACTGAGGGACTCATCACCGGATATCTCGAACAGGCCGTATCACAGCCCAGCGCAAACGGCGAAAGTCTCTATGTCGGAACACGGTTAGGTTCCGCGGCTTCAGGATTAAACGGCTACATCGGCGGGCTAATCTCTCGATATGACCGTCCGAGCAAAGAGAGCTGGTTTGACGGCAGCGATGCCGATTCGGGCATGATCTCGGGAGGGATCAATTTCGGACGCTTTAGTCTGAACATGATGGGATATAAAGACAGCGGACGCTTTGAAATGCAGCGGGGTATAACCCTAAGCGGCGGATTGGACAGTGCAAAATGGTATTATGATCCTCTGAAAACATCCGTTTTCTCTACCGATATGAGTATGCAGTGGAATGAATCCCATACAACTCTCTTTTCCGCATTCAAAACCGAGTATGAACAAAATGAACATAATGAAAACTTTGCCAATGCGACGAAATCGACACGGCACTATGATGAGAAAACAAAAGGCTATAGCCTCAGACATAATGCCCGTTTTGGGGATACACTGATTCAACTTGGAGGGCAGATCACCGATTCGGAAGGATTCGGACCTAACCTCAGCAGTACCTACAACCGCTATGACACTACCGTCACAGGATACTCAGCCTCGATCGAGCAAAAACTTTTCAATGGCGATGTTATTCTGGATGCAGGATACCGCCGTGACGTCAAACACATCGACAACTCCAGTACCAGCTCAGCCAAAGATGCCGCTAACAATGACGTCGATATGGCACCTGCCGAAGTGATCGCACTCGGAGCGCGCTGGAAAATTAACGAGATATTGAATACAAATGCCCGATATTTTCACGGAAGTGAAGGGACATCAGGCGATTTTGATCTCAGAACCCAAAACGGCGTTCCCCTCCATTCCGAAAAGCAAGATCGGATCGAACTAGCGCTTGAAGCCCGGTTAATTCCGTTCTTTAATCCGACCTTCACTTGGTTTGATATCGATACCAAAAACCAAAAAACAGCGACGACAAACACCTATACCGATACGGACGGCAATCTTTATTATTACTATACCGAATCAGACGTTCACCGCCGCGGTATCGAGCTTGCGATCAAAGGGGATATTGCACAAGGGACAAACTATCAGTTTGCATGGACCCACATGCTTAGCAATGAAACGGCAACAAACGGCGTGAGCACCGATGCGATCGGCTATTCGTCTCCTGAAGACGGTATAACGGCTATCGTATCGCATTCATGGGATGACTACCGCGCCAATCTCTCTTATAAGTACACGTCGGGATGGCAAACTTCTGCAAGCCCTATCGGTACGTTGTATGCCGATTTGGGTGATTACAACCGTATCGATGCCAATATCGCCAAAGATTTCAAATATAAAAACTATACCTTTACCGGCAAACTGTATGGACGCAATCTAAACAATGACCACTATGCGACCCGTTACGTTACGGGGTATTACTATGATCGAGGGCGCACGCTCGGTTTAGAACTGAGCATGGTTTTCTAA
- a CDS encoding ABC transporter substrate-binding protein → MKIVIFLIAVFILSVSSHARTITDDYGRVVTIPERVTKIYAASPPMTMSVLAFDPSLIAALNFPFKEDQKPYAGIAASKPVAGGFFGQGNTPNVEVLASVKPDVILMWGKATGAETQLKKLSALGIPVLMVNNESINDLVTQFQLYGKLTGNTKRAQELVSYTLETLGLIRSLQPKLDKRKDIRYYFAEGLDGLSSECDGSFHLEPFTYSGAKNALECKMSSNYGMEKISLETIMLADPDVIVAMEPSFASSVRTNPQWQSLRAVKTGRVLSVPNTPFNYITRPPSFMRLLGIRWLIHSFNPDLIKPIDQEVKRFNTLFFPGYRG, encoded by the coding sequence ATGAAAATTGTGATTTTTCTCATTGCCGTTTTTATCCTATCCGTATCCTCACACGCCAGAACGATTACTGATGATTACGGGAGAGTCGTCACAATCCCTGAACGCGTGACCAAAATCTATGCGGCATCGCCGCCGATGACAATGAGCGTTTTAGCATTCGATCCATCCCTGATCGCCGCACTCAATTTCCCTTTTAAAGAAGATCAAAAGCCCTACGCCGGTATCGCCGCATCCAAACCGGTAGCCGGCGGTTTTTTCGGCCAAGGGAACACCCCTAATGTTGAAGTACTGGCTTCCGTTAAACCGGATGTCATACTGATGTGGGGAAAAGCGACCGGCGCCGAAACCCAACTAAAAAAATTGAGTGCGCTCGGTATCCCCGTACTGATGGTCAATAACGAATCGATCAACGATTTAGTCACCCAGTTCCAACTCTACGGGAAACTTACGGGAAATACCAAACGCGCCCAAGAGCTCGTCTCCTATACCCTAGAGACGCTGGGGCTCATCCGATCGCTTCAGCCGAAACTCGATAAACGAAAAGATATACGCTACTACTTTGCCGAAGGGCTTGACGGCTTATCGAGTGAATGCGACGGCTCGTTTCACCTCGAACCTTTCACCTACAGCGGTGCGAAAAATGCCCTAGAGTGCAAAATGTCTTCCAACTACGGAATGGAAAAAATATCACTGGAAACCATTATGCTGGCCGATCCCGATGTTATTGTTGCGATGGAACCATCTTTCGCTTCATCCGTTCGAACAAACCCGCAGTGGCAATCTCTTCGTGCCGTAAAAACCGGGCGGGTTTTGAGCGTCCCGAACACTCCGTTCAATTATATTACACGGCCCCCTTCATTTATGCGGCTGCTCGGGATACGATGGCTTATCCACTCGTTTAACCCCGATCTGATAAAACCGATCGATCAGGAGGTAAAACGGTTTAATACCCTTTTCTTCCCTGGGTACAGGGGCTAA
- a CDS encoding ABC transporter ATP-binding protein, with protein MELTPIITVNDLHFSYPTRPVLEGVDFTLRRGEVVSLLGPNGCGKSTLIRLILKLIRAKRGEIWLHEKSLHRYSHREIASHIAYIPQYHNVPFNYSVLEMVIMGRVSKLGFFAAPSAGDHTIARESLERVGISDLANRPFGQLSGGQKQMVLLARALTQGVDTFIMDEPVSGLDYGNQIRLLELIVRLSEQGYTFLKTTHYPDHALLVSTRVAVMNGGKIIADGSPDDVITPSMIRDVYGIEADLITHDTHTRCLPIFNKGIS; from the coding sequence ATGGAACTAACACCGATAATTACGGTCAACGACCTCCATTTCTCTTATCCGACACGTCCGGTACTCGAGGGTGTCGATTTCACCCTCCGACGCGGAGAAGTAGTCAGTCTGCTGGGGCCAAACGGATGCGGCAAAAGCACGCTGATCCGTCTTATCCTCAAACTCATCCGCGCAAAGCGCGGTGAAATATGGCTCCATGAGAAATCGCTTCATCGCTATTCGCACCGCGAGATCGCGTCGCATATCGCCTACATTCCGCAGTACCATAACGTGCCGTTCAACTACAGCGTATTGGAGATGGTAATCATGGGTCGGGTATCGAAGCTCGGTTTTTTTGCCGCCCCTTCCGCAGGTGATCACACCATCGCCCGCGAATCGCTCGAGAGAGTCGGAATTTCCGATTTAGCCAACCGTCCTTTCGGGCAGCTCAGCGGCGGGCAAAAACAGATGGTTCTTCTCGCACGAGCACTGACACAGGGTGTCGATACCTTTATCATGGACGAACCGGTATCGGGGCTAGATTACGGAAACCAGATCCGGCTTCTGGAACTGATCGTCCGTCTCAGTGAACAGGGATATACCTTTCTCAAAACGACCCATTACCCCGATCATGCCCTCCTGGTCTCCACCCGCGTTGCGGTGATGAACGGCGGAAAGATCATTGCCGATGGAAGCCCCGATGACGTCATTACCCCTTCCATGATCCGTGACGTCTACGGGATCGAAGCCGATCTCATCACCCATGACACCCATACGCGATGTCTTCCCATCTTTAACAAAGGAATTTCATGA
- a CDS encoding FecCD family ABC transporter permease: protein MKKFKTAGWMIGSTLMLCMIAILSLLWGQYPISLETLIAYLQFKLFGGAGCDTYTLLDNIILQIRLPRVLLAILIGSALATSGAAFQAMFVNPLVSPGILGVLAGASFGAALGMLVSEQWYVVQLLAFAFGFVAVGVAVLIGTMVTNSRSTVMLVLGGVISSALFTSLLSIIKYLADPYSTLPAIVYWLMGSLTMADLHGVLLISVPMLASIIGLIVLGKYFDLMSLGDEEAKALGINVTLVRLGAIVLATLAGSLSVVMAGIIGWIGLIIPHIIRMALGPSHRVLMPLSAIVGGAFLLLADTISRLSFSVEIPIGILTSLIGIPIFIIVLKNARAAWN from the coding sequence ATGAAAAAGTTTAAAACGGCGGGATGGATGATCGGCTCGACACTGATGTTGTGCATGATAGCCATCTTATCCCTTTTGTGGGGTCAATACCCGATCTCACTGGAGACATTGATCGCTTATCTTCAGTTTAAACTGTTCGGCGGCGCAGGGTGCGATACCTATACACTGCTCGACAATATCATTTTGCAAATCCGTCTTCCGAGGGTATTGCTCGCCATCCTTATCGGATCGGCATTGGCCACGTCAGGTGCCGCATTTCAGGCGATGTTTGTCAATCCTCTCGTATCGCCCGGTATTTTGGGCGTATTGGCGGGTGCATCGTTCGGTGCTGCGCTGGGGATGTTGGTAAGCGAGCAATGGTATGTCGTCCAACTGCTGGCGTTCGCTTTCGGTTTTGTCGCCGTCGGCGTCGCCGTATTGATCGGAACGATGGTGACCAATTCACGATCCACCGTGATGCTGGTGCTCGGAGGAGTCATCAGCAGTGCCCTCTTTACCTCTTTGCTCTCAATCATCAAATATCTCGCCGATCCCTACAGTACCCTTCCCGCCATTGTCTACTGGCTGATGGGGAGCCTGACGATGGCGGATCTGCACGGCGTATTACTTATCTCTGTCCCTATGCTCGCCAGTATCATCGGCCTAATCGTACTGGGCAAATACTTCGACTTGATGAGTTTGGGAGACGAAGAAGCGAAAGCGCTGGGAATCAATGTCACCCTTGTTCGCCTCGGAGCGATCGTATTAGCAACCCTTGCCGGCTCGCTTTCGGTCGTGATGGCGGGGATTATCGGATGGATCGGGCTTATTATCCCCCACATCATCCGTATGGCACTCGGACCGTCCCATCGTGTTCTGATGCCCCTTTCGGCTATCGTCGGCGGAGCGTTTTTGCTCCTAGCCGATACGATCTCCCGCCTCTCTTTCAGTGTCGAAATCCCCATCGGGATACTCACGTCGCTCATCGGGATTCCTATCTTTATTATCGTACTTAAAAACGCGAGGGCAGCATGGAACTAA